One genomic region from Streptomyces sp. NBC_00582 encodes:
- a CDS encoding SpoIIE family protein phosphatase: protein MTGMGEPGRDSDALDAAFAETVRRTGASIGALYLLAPDERLLSLEAVCGVPVEFAAPWARVALASPAPVADAVREDRMVWVGSQEEMVRSYPRTAVVLPYPLALAAAPVSGVRRWGTLLLMWPATRPPHMTPRERGNITSSCRRLARLLEEAAERTGPARRERPRAVPVGAGRGYAPPALAVADFVERLPGGSCALDLEGRLTYVSTGAGDLLGREADQLLGTVPWQSLRWLDDPVYEDRYRAAVISREPVSFTACRPPDLWLDIHLFPDDSGISVRIVPSGTHLPPTPTSTRAAPASGSEADSVPARAGQLYQLTHLAAALTEVVGVQDVVDLVADQIMPAFGAQGLVLSTADAGRLRITGHRGYASDTIARLDGLPLDTAFTPAGQALASGIPAFYADAEEMRRTHPEAPPASGKQAWAFLPLIISGRPVGICVLSYDSPHTFPADERAVMTSLAGLIAQAFDRARLYDTKHELAHGLQQALLPRRLPTIDGLRVAARYLPATRGMDIGGDFYDLIRLGDTTAAAVIGDVQGHNVAAAALMGQVRTGVHAHATLGASPDQVLHRTNRLLTDLAPDLFTSCLYAHLDLARRRVTLASAGHPPPILRLPGGETRPLDVPPGPLLGIDPDAVFPVTEIPLAEGMLLAFYTDGLVETPGVDLDDSINRLVRHLAEAGDRDLHRLIDAVLSRTDTIGQRLDDIALLVLQESKGTGRDDRADRAG from the coding sequence ATGACCGGTATGGGTGAGCCGGGCAGGGACTCCGACGCACTGGACGCCGCGTTCGCGGAGACGGTGCGCCGGACCGGTGCGTCCATCGGCGCCCTGTACCTGCTCGCGCCGGACGAACGGCTGCTGTCCCTGGAGGCGGTGTGCGGGGTGCCCGTCGAGTTCGCCGCTCCCTGGGCGAGGGTCGCGCTCGCCTCTCCCGCGCCCGTGGCCGACGCCGTCCGTGAGGACCGTATGGTGTGGGTCGGCAGCCAGGAGGAGATGGTCCGCTCCTATCCGCGCACCGCCGTGGTGCTGCCCTACCCGCTGGCGCTGGCCGCCGCGCCGGTCAGCGGCGTCCGGCGGTGGGGGACCCTGCTGCTGATGTGGCCCGCCACGCGCCCGCCCCACATGACCCCGCGCGAGCGCGGCAACATCACGTCCAGTTGCCGCCGTCTGGCCCGGCTGCTGGAGGAGGCCGCCGAGCGGACGGGTCCGGCCCGCCGTGAGCGGCCGCGGGCCGTCCCCGTCGGAGCCGGCCGCGGATACGCGCCTCCGGCGCTGGCCGTCGCCGACTTCGTCGAGCGCCTGCCCGGCGGAAGCTGCGCCCTGGACCTGGAAGGACGCCTCACCTACGTCAGCACCGGTGCCGGCGACCTCCTCGGCCGCGAGGCCGACCAACTGCTGGGCACCGTGCCGTGGCAGTCCCTGCGCTGGCTCGACGACCCCGTCTACGAGGACCGCTACCGTGCCGCGGTGATCAGCCGGGAGCCCGTCTCGTTCACCGCGTGCCGTCCGCCGGACCTGTGGCTGGACATCCACCTGTTCCCGGACGACAGCGGCATCAGCGTCCGTATCGTCCCCAGCGGAACGCACCTGCCGCCCACACCGACGAGCACGCGCGCCGCGCCGGCCTCCGGCTCCGAAGCCGACTCCGTCCCGGCCCGAGCCGGCCAGCTCTACCAGCTCACGCATCTCGCCGCCGCGCTGACCGAGGTCGTCGGCGTCCAGGACGTCGTCGACCTGGTCGCCGACCAGATCATGCCCGCCTTCGGCGCTCAAGGCCTGGTCCTGTCGACCGCCGACGCCGGCCGGCTACGGATCACCGGCCACCGCGGCTACGCCTCCGACACCATCGCCCGCCTGGACGGCCTCCCCCTCGACACCGCCTTCACCCCGGCCGGACAGGCCCTCGCCAGCGGTATCCCCGCGTTCTACGCCGACGCGGAGGAGATGCGGCGCACCCATCCGGAGGCCCCGCCGGCCAGCGGAAAGCAGGCCTGGGCCTTCCTCCCCCTGATCATCTCCGGACGCCCCGTCGGCATCTGCGTCCTGTCCTACGACAGCCCGCACACCTTCCCGGCCGACGAACGCGCCGTCATGACCTCACTCGCCGGACTCATCGCCCAGGCCTTCGACCGCGCCCGCCTCTACGACACGAAACACGAACTCGCCCACGGCCTCCAGCAGGCACTGCTCCCGCGCCGCCTGCCCACGATCGACGGCCTGCGCGTCGCCGCCCGCTACCTGCCCGCCACCCGCGGCATGGACATCGGCGGAGACTTCTACGACCTGATCCGCCTCGGCGACACCACCGCGGCGGCCGTCATCGGCGACGTCCAGGGCCACAACGTCGCCGCCGCCGCCCTGATGGGCCAGGTCCGCACCGGCGTCCACGCCCACGCGACCCTCGGCGCATCCCCCGACCAGGTGCTCCACCGGACCAACCGGCTCCTCACCGACCTCGCCCCCGACCTGTTCACCAGCTGCCTCTACGCCCACCTCGACCTCGCCCGCCGACGCGTCACCCTGGCCAGCGCCGGCCACCCCCCACCGATCCTGCGCCTCCCCGGCGGCGAGACCCGGCCCCTCGACGTCCCGCCCGGGCCGCTCCTCGGCATCGACCCCGACGCCGTCTTCCCCGTCACCGAGATTCCGCTCGCCGAGGGCATGCTGCTGGCCTTCTACACCGACGGCCTCGTCGAAACACCGGGAGTCGACCTCGACGACTCCATCAACCGCCTCGTACGGCACCTCGCCGAGGCCGGCGACCGGGACCTGCACCGGCTCATCGACGCCGTACTGAGCAGGACCGACACCATCGGGCAGCGCCTCGACGACATCGCCCTGCTCGTGCTGCAGGAAAGCAAGGGCACGGGGAGGGACGACAGGGCCGACAGGGCCGGCTGA
- a CDS encoding ABC transporter ATP-binding protein — translation MTDPLVTPAASRSGGSPPALRVEGLRKTYEGGFTAVAGLDLEIPDGAFFGLLGPNGAGKTTLIGAVCNLVRPTAGTLSVFGHDHRGRQARRLLGLAAQEINVDRFLSVRQILIYHAGYHGIARKAAVRRADELLALFRLDDKADVRAYELSGGMQRRLVLARALMHRPRLLILDEPTAGVDVELRTEIWRVVKGLNAAGTTVLLTTHYLEEAETLCDEIALLRAGRIVDRGSAASLRERYEARDISEVYDRVITAEEVPS, via the coding sequence ATGACTGACCCGCTCGTGACTCCCGCCGCCTCCCGGAGCGGCGGGAGCCCGCCCGCCCTGCGCGTCGAGGGCCTGCGCAAGACGTACGAGGGCGGCTTCACCGCGGTGGCCGGGCTGGACCTGGAGATACCGGACGGCGCCTTCTTCGGCCTGCTCGGCCCGAACGGCGCGGGGAAGACCACGCTGATCGGCGCGGTGTGCAACCTCGTCCGCCCGACGGCCGGCACCCTCTCCGTCTTCGGCCACGACCACCGCGGCCGTCAGGCACGCAGGCTGCTGGGGCTGGCCGCTCAGGAGATCAACGTCGACCGGTTCCTGTCCGTCCGGCAGATCCTGATCTACCACGCGGGCTACCACGGCATCGCCCGCAAGGCGGCCGTCCGGCGCGCCGACGAACTGCTCGCCCTGTTCCGCCTCGACGACAAGGCCGACGTACGCGCCTACGAACTGTCCGGCGGCATGCAACGGCGTCTCGTCCTCGCACGGGCGCTCATGCACCGCCCCCGCCTCCTCATCCTCGACGAGCCCACCGCCGGCGTCGACGTCGAACTGCGCACGGAGATCTGGCGGGTCGTCAAGGGTCTGAACGCGGCCGGCACCACCGTCCTGCTCACGACGCACTACCTGGAGGAGGCCGAGACCCTGTGCGACGAGATCGCGCTGCTGCGCGCGGGCCGGATCGTCGACCGCGGCTCCGCCGCCTCACTGCGGGAACGGTACGAGGCCCGGGACATCTCGGAGGTCTACGACCGGGTGATCACGGCGGAGGAGGTGCCCTCGTGA
- a CDS encoding ABC transporter permease, with translation MTVTDTPPLPAHDEPFRPERSPFLWLLEREILRFLTIWRYSVVGPVLSTVLFVVVFGSALGRHVDTIDGIGYGRFIVPGLFTQAIVNVGFFNGTTSLFEARRDQYINDVFASPLRWWEINAALVGGGVARGVVVGAGVLAVALPLTHSGAPARPLVLLSGTLGVLLVAAQVGVIAGGHAKSLDHVYSMESIILLPLGFLGGVFYSVHQLPPLWAALSHLDPVFWLVQVERIGFLGHGDVDASLALGVVWGLAAVLTAWSAAMFATGRLKP, from the coding sequence GTGACCGTCACCGACACCCCGCCCCTCCCGGCCCACGACGAGCCGTTCCGCCCGGAGCGGTCACCCTTCCTGTGGCTCCTGGAGCGCGAGATCCTGCGCTTCCTCACCATCTGGCGCTACAGCGTCGTGGGTCCGGTGCTGTCGACCGTGCTCTTCGTCGTCGTCTTCGGATCCGCTCTCGGCCGGCACGTCGACACGATCGACGGCATCGGCTACGGCAGGTTCATCGTGCCCGGACTCTTCACCCAGGCGATCGTCAACGTCGGCTTCTTCAACGGCACGACCAGCCTCTTCGAGGCCCGGCGGGACCAGTACATCAACGACGTGTTCGCCAGCCCGCTCAGATGGTGGGAGATCAACGCGGCGCTGGTGGGCGGAGGTGTCGCCCGAGGCGTCGTCGTGGGCGCGGGCGTCCTGGCGGTGGCGCTCCCGCTCACCCACTCCGGCGCCCCGGCCCGCCCCCTCGTCCTGCTGTCCGGCACGCTCGGGGTGCTCCTGGTCGCCGCACAGGTGGGCGTGATCGCGGGCGGTCACGCCAAGTCCCTCGACCACGTCTACTCCATGGAGTCGATCATCCTGCTGCCGCTGGGCTTCCTCGGCGGTGTCTTCTACTCGGTCCACCAACTCCCGCCCCTCTGGGCCGCCCTGAGCCACCTCGACCCCGTCTTCTGGCTGGTACAGGTCGAACGGATCGGCTTCCTCGGCCACGGCGACGTCGACGCGTCCTTGGCCCTCGGGGTGGTGTGGGGCCTCGCGGCGGTGCTCACGGCCTGGTCGGCCGCGATGTTCGCCACCGGCCGCCTCAAGCCCTGA